A genomic stretch from Gopherus flavomarginatus isolate rGopFla2 chromosome 3, rGopFla2.mat.asm, whole genome shotgun sequence includes:
- the MOGS gene encoding mannosyl-oligosaccharide glucosidase isoform X1, producing the protein MWLRQAAAEARLRHTCEQSDGLPGYGWLLHDGLHFGVQEIRDHGLTLRTEFVKRLGGEHGGDWSWRVTAWPESMGDQTSLVSLLFYVATDGQGTLQPHVENTRLVSVTGTSEELGHFNITFHKPTTESGEALGYASYNHLDAKSPGLHRLTDVVKSSLSNRFVYAAPGGPSRRYFAVDTYRALPGEPDQAPQSHLLLHQVTLALPCRVEVTFESGSFADRPGSLVGAVLSEELARHVAAFERRFEETFSLARKGFSPQQQSFAKAALSNMLGGMGYFHGHSIVQSAHSQHPLPYPEGPLFTAVPSRSFFPRGFLWDEGFHQLLLARWDPALSREVIAHWLDLMNVEGWIPREQILDDEARAKVPPEFILQHNEAANPPTLFLVLQQLLREPGQGPTELSYLRRLFPRLRTWYEWYNTTQVGPLPYTFRWRGRDQDTDLFLNPKTLTSGLDDYPRASHPSPAERHLDLRCWMALASGVMAQVAERLGEPAAEYRHMQQALSDNALLEEQHWAKQLSMFADYGNHSQAVGLERQKVAVGPGQPHHQLPAPRLVRVVRKPPKLQFVGALGYVSLFPFLLQLLRPDSPRLGSILGDMRSEEKLWSPYGLRSLARTSPLYMKHNTEHDPPYWRGPIWINMNYLAVRALHHYASLEGPYQQQAAALYQELRANLIANLYRQYVASGYLWEQYSDMTGQGRGCYPFTGWSALVVLMMAEEY; encoded by the exons ATGTGGCTGCGGCAGGCGGCGGCAGAGGCCCGGCTGCGCCACACGTGCGAGCAGAGCGACGGGCTGCCCGGCTATGGCTGGCTGCTGCACGACGGGCTGcactttggggtgcaggagatccGCGACCACGGCCTCACGCTGCGCACCGAGTTCGTGAAGCGGCTGGGCGGGGAGCACGGTGGAGACTGGAGCTGGCGGGTCACGGCCTGGCCGGAG AGCATGGGCGACCAGACCTCCCTCGTCTCTCTGCTCTTCTACGTGGCCACAGACGGGCAGGGGACGCTGCAGCCGCACGTGGAGAACACGCGGTTGGTGTCTGTGACTGGGACATCGGAGGAACTTGGTCATTTCAACATCACCTTCCACAAGCCCACCACAGAGAGCGGGGAAGCCCTCGGCTATGCCAG CTATAACCACCTGGATGCCAAGAGCCCGGGGCTGCACCGCCTGACAGACGTGGTGAAGAGCAGCCTCAGTAACCGCTTTGTTTACGCTGCGCCAGGCGGGCCCAGCCGCCGCTACTTTGCTGTGGACACGTACCGGGCGCTGCCCGGGGAGCCGGACCAAGCTCCCCAGAGCCACCTGCTGCTGCACCAGGTGACGCTGGCGCTGCCCTGCCGCGTGGAGGTGACCTTTGAGTCTGGCAGCTTTGCCGACCGCCCCGGCTCGCTGGTGGGGGCGGTGCTGAGCGAGGAGCTGGCCAGGCACGTGGCCGCCTTCGAGCGGCGCTTCGAGGAGACCTTCTCCCTGGCCCGCAAGGGCTTCTCGCCCCAGCAGCAGAGCTTTGCCAAGGCTGCCCTCAGCAACATGCTGGGTGGGATGGGCTACTTCCACGGGCACTCCATCGTGCAGTCTGCGCAcagccagcaccccctgccctaccccgAGGGCCCCCTGTTCACCGCCGTGCCCTCCCGCTCCTTCTTCCCCCGCGGCTTCCTCTGGGATGAGGGAttccaccagctgctgctggcgcgctgggacccagccctgagccgcgAGGTCATCGCCCACTGGCTGGACCTGATGAACGTGGAGGGCTGGATCCCGCGGGAGCAGATCCTGGACGACGAGGCGCGAGCCAAGGTGCCTCCTGAATTCATCCTGCAGCACAACGAGGCTGCCAACCCGCCCACCTTGTTCCtggtgctgcagcagctgctgcgggAGCCGGGCCAGGGCCCCACAGAGCTGTCCTACCTGCGGAGGCTCTTCCCCCGCCTGCGCACGTGGTACGAGTGGTACAACACCACACAGGTGGGGCCGCTGCCCTACACCTTCCGCtggcggggccgggaccaggaCACCGACCTCTTCCTCAACCCCAAGACGCTGACCTCCGGGCTGGACGACTACCCTCGCGCCTCACACCCCTCGCCGGCCGAGCGCCACCTGGACCTGCGCTGCTGGATGGCCCTGGCCTCGGGAGTCATGGCCCAGGTGGCCGAGCGGCTGGGCGAGCCGGCTGCTGAGTACCGGCACATGCAGCAGGCGCTGAGTGACAACGCCCTGCTAGAGGAGCAGCACTGGGCCAAGCAGCTGAGCATGTTCGCCGACTACGGCAACCACAGCCAGGCCGTGGGGCTGGAGCGCCAGAAGGTGGCTGTGGGGCCGGGgcagccccaccaccagctccctgctccgCGCCTGGTGCGGGTGGTCCGCAAGCCCCCCAAGCTGCAGTTCGTGGGGGCCCTGGGCTATGTCAGCCTCTTCCccttcctgctgcagctgctgcggcCCGACTCGCCCCGCCTGGGCAGCATCCTGGGGGACATGCGCAGCGAAGAGAAGCTCTGGAGCCCGTACGGCCTGCGCTCGCTCGCCCGCACCAGCCCCCTCTACATGAAACACAACACGGAGCACGACCCCCCCTACTGGAGGGGCCCCATCTGGATCAACATGAACTACCTGGCGGTGCGGGCGCTGCACCATTACGCCAGCCTGGAGGGGCCCTACCAGCAGCAGGCAGCGGCGCTCTACCAGGAGCTGCGCGCCAACCTCATTGCCAACCTGTACCGCCAGTACGTGGCGAGCGGCTACCTGTGGGAGCAGTACAGTGACATGACAGGCCAGGGCCGGGGCTGCTACCCCTTCACGGGCTGGTCTGCCCTGGTGGTGCTCATGATGGCCGAGGAGTATTAG
- the MOGS gene encoding mannosyl-oligosaccharide glucosidase isoform X2 — MRPRSARPPVAGLMWLRQAAAEARLRHTCEQSDGLPGYGWLLHDGLHFGVQEIRDHGLTLRTEFVKRLGGEHGGDWSWRVTAWPESMGDQTSLVSLLFYVATDGQGTLQPHVENTRLVSVTGTSEELGHFNITFHKPTTESGEALGYASYNHLDAKSPGLHRLTDVVKSSLSNRFVYAAPGGPSRRYFAVDTYRALPGEPDQAPQSHLLLHQVTLALPCRVEVTFESGSFADRPGSLVGAVLSEELARHVAAFERRFEETFSLARKGFSPQQQSFAKAALSNMLGGMGYFHGHSIVQSAHSQHPLPYPEGPLFTAVPSRSFFPRGFLWDEGFHQLLLARWDPALSREVIAHWLDLMNVEGWIPREQILDDEARAKVPPEFILQHNEAANPPTLFLVLQQLLREPGQGPTELSYLRRLFPRLRTWYEWYNTTQVGPLPYTFRWRGRDQDTDLFLNPKTLTSGLDDYPRASHPSPAERHLDLRCWMALASGVMAQVAERLGEPAAEYRHMQQALSDNALLEEQHWAKQLSMFADYGNHSQAVGLERQKVAVGPGQPHHQLPAPRLVRVVRKPPKLQFVGALGYVSLFPFLLQLLRPDSPRLGSILGDMRSEEKLWSPYGLRSLARTSPLYMKHNTEHDPPYWRGPIWINMNYLAVRALHHYASLEGPYQQQAAALYQELRANLIANLYRQYVASGYLWEQYSDMTGQGRGCYPFTGWSALVVLMMAEEY; from the exons ATGCGGCCCCGCAGCGCGCGCCCGCCCGTGGCAG GCCTCATGTGGCTGCGGCAGGCGGCGGCAGAGGCCCGGCTGCGCCACACGTGCGAGCAGAGCGACGGGCTGCCCGGCTATGGCTGGCTGCTGCACGACGGGCTGcactttggggtgcaggagatccGCGACCACGGCCTCACGCTGCGCACCGAGTTCGTGAAGCGGCTGGGCGGGGAGCACGGTGGAGACTGGAGCTGGCGGGTCACGGCCTGGCCGGAG AGCATGGGCGACCAGACCTCCCTCGTCTCTCTGCTCTTCTACGTGGCCACAGACGGGCAGGGGACGCTGCAGCCGCACGTGGAGAACACGCGGTTGGTGTCTGTGACTGGGACATCGGAGGAACTTGGTCATTTCAACATCACCTTCCACAAGCCCACCACAGAGAGCGGGGAAGCCCTCGGCTATGCCAG CTATAACCACCTGGATGCCAAGAGCCCGGGGCTGCACCGCCTGACAGACGTGGTGAAGAGCAGCCTCAGTAACCGCTTTGTTTACGCTGCGCCAGGCGGGCCCAGCCGCCGCTACTTTGCTGTGGACACGTACCGGGCGCTGCCCGGGGAGCCGGACCAAGCTCCCCAGAGCCACCTGCTGCTGCACCAGGTGACGCTGGCGCTGCCCTGCCGCGTGGAGGTGACCTTTGAGTCTGGCAGCTTTGCCGACCGCCCCGGCTCGCTGGTGGGGGCGGTGCTGAGCGAGGAGCTGGCCAGGCACGTGGCCGCCTTCGAGCGGCGCTTCGAGGAGACCTTCTCCCTGGCCCGCAAGGGCTTCTCGCCCCAGCAGCAGAGCTTTGCCAAGGCTGCCCTCAGCAACATGCTGGGTGGGATGGGCTACTTCCACGGGCACTCCATCGTGCAGTCTGCGCAcagccagcaccccctgccctaccccgAGGGCCCCCTGTTCACCGCCGTGCCCTCCCGCTCCTTCTTCCCCCGCGGCTTCCTCTGGGATGAGGGAttccaccagctgctgctggcgcgctgggacccagccctgagccgcgAGGTCATCGCCCACTGGCTGGACCTGATGAACGTGGAGGGCTGGATCCCGCGGGAGCAGATCCTGGACGACGAGGCGCGAGCCAAGGTGCCTCCTGAATTCATCCTGCAGCACAACGAGGCTGCCAACCCGCCCACCTTGTTCCtggtgctgcagcagctgctgcgggAGCCGGGCCAGGGCCCCACAGAGCTGTCCTACCTGCGGAGGCTCTTCCCCCGCCTGCGCACGTGGTACGAGTGGTACAACACCACACAGGTGGGGCCGCTGCCCTACACCTTCCGCtggcggggccgggaccaggaCACCGACCTCTTCCTCAACCCCAAGACGCTGACCTCCGGGCTGGACGACTACCCTCGCGCCTCACACCCCTCGCCGGCCGAGCGCCACCTGGACCTGCGCTGCTGGATGGCCCTGGCCTCGGGAGTCATGGCCCAGGTGGCCGAGCGGCTGGGCGAGCCGGCTGCTGAGTACCGGCACATGCAGCAGGCGCTGAGTGACAACGCCCTGCTAGAGGAGCAGCACTGGGCCAAGCAGCTGAGCATGTTCGCCGACTACGGCAACCACAGCCAGGCCGTGGGGCTGGAGCGCCAGAAGGTGGCTGTGGGGCCGGGgcagccccaccaccagctccctgctccgCGCCTGGTGCGGGTGGTCCGCAAGCCCCCCAAGCTGCAGTTCGTGGGGGCCCTGGGCTATGTCAGCCTCTTCCccttcctgctgcagctgctgcggcCCGACTCGCCCCGCCTGGGCAGCATCCTGGGGGACATGCGCAGCGAAGAGAAGCTCTGGAGCCCGTACGGCCTGCGCTCGCTCGCCCGCACCAGCCCCCTCTACATGAAACACAACACGGAGCACGACCCCCCCTACTGGAGGGGCCCCATCTGGATCAACATGAACTACCTGGCGGTGCGGGCGCTGCACCATTACGCCAGCCTGGAGGGGCCCTACCAGCAGCAGGCAGCGGCGCTCTACCAGGAGCTGCGCGCCAACCTCATTGCCAACCTGTACCGCCAGTACGTGGCGAGCGGCTACCTGTGGGAGCAGTACAGTGACATGACAGGCCAGGGCCGGGGCTGCTACCCCTTCACGGGCTGGTCTGCCCTGGTGGTGCTCATGATGGCCGAGGAGTATTAG